In Chitinophaga nivalis, a single genomic region encodes these proteins:
- the fabF gene encoding beta-ketoacyl-ACP synthase II, protein MKRVVITGMGAVTPIGNNVTDFWNQLIAGTSGAATITRFDASRFRTRFACELKQFDAAALLDKSDFRRTDPFTQYAMVAADQAIRESGLDFNTMDPFDTGVIWGSGQGGMQTFEEQVTEYVNGDLQPRFSPYFVPKLIANMASGMISIKYGLMGINYTTVSACATSNTAIMDALTYIRAGKAKVIITGGSEAPITPASVGGFCAMKAMSVRNDAPAVASRPFDTDRDGFVMGEGAGALVLEEYEHAVARGAVIYAEVAGAAMTADAYHMTATHPEGLGAYRAMEFALKDAGLNKDEVSYLNAHATSTPVGDLSEISAISKLFGTQPAHLHVSATKSMTGHLLGAAGAIEAIASVMSIRAGIIPPTINTTHLDPAIPAGFPVVLTTALEKPVTVAMSNTFGFGGHNGIVVFKKV, encoded by the coding sequence ATGAAAAGAGTTGTTATAACAGGAATGGGGGCAGTTACCCCTATCGGCAACAATGTCACCGATTTCTGGAATCAGCTGATAGCCGGTACTTCGGGCGCCGCCACGATTACCCGTTTTGATGCTTCCCGTTTCAGAACCCGTTTTGCCTGTGAGCTGAAACAATTCGATGCAGCTGCGCTGCTGGACAAAAGCGATTTCCGGAGAACAGATCCGTTTACGCAATATGCCATGGTGGCTGCGGATCAGGCGATCCGGGAGTCTGGTCTGGATTTCAATACCATGGACCCGTTTGACACCGGTGTTATCTGGGGGTCCGGACAAGGGGGAATGCAAACCTTTGAAGAGCAGGTAACCGAATATGTAAACGGTGATCTGCAGCCCCGGTTCAGTCCTTACTTTGTACCCAAGCTTATCGCGAATATGGCTTCCGGTATGATTTCCATCAAGTATGGCCTGATGGGTATCAACTATACCACAGTATCGGCCTGCGCGACTTCCAATACTGCTATTATGGATGCATTAACGTATATCCGTGCAGGTAAGGCGAAAGTAATTATTACCGGCGGTTCCGAAGCGCCCATCACGCCTGCTTCCGTAGGCGGTTTCTGCGCCATGAAAGCGATGTCAGTACGCAATGATGCACCGGCAGTTGCTTCCCGTCCGTTTGATACCGACCGCGATGGTTTTGTAATGGGAGAAGGCGCCGGCGCACTGGTGCTGGAAGAATATGAACATGCGGTGGCACGTGGCGCCGTCATTTATGCCGAAGTAGCCGGGGCCGCAATGACGGCTGACGCCTATCATATGACGGCCACGCATCCGGAAGGACTGGGTGCTTACCGCGCCATGGAATTTGCCTTGAAAGATGCCGGCCTGAATAAGGACGAAGTAAGCTACCTGAATGCACACGCTACTTCCACACCGGTAGGTGATCTCAGTGAAATCAGTGCCATCAGCAAGTTGTTTGGGACACAGCCGGCGCACTTACATGTGAGTGCCACCAAATCCATGACCGGCCACCTGCTGGGTGCTGCCGGCGCTATTGAAGCCATTGCCAGTGTGATGAGCATCCGGGCCGGTATTATCCCCCCTACCATCAATACCACTCACCTGGATCCCGCCATCCCTGCAGGTTTCCCGGTAGTACTCACCACTGCCCTGGAGAAACCGGTGACTGTAGCCATGAGTAATACCTTTGGATTCGGCGGCCATAACGGCATTGTGGTATTTAAAAAAGTATAG
- a CDS encoding TetR/AcrR family transcriptional regulator, producing MSGTKDKIVSMADRLVRTKGFNAFSYKDISDPLAIKNAAIHYHFPAKADLGAGVIDMEIARFDANIEKWKKLPEDVQLQKLFDVFRKHSSAGNICLIGSLAADFETLTPAMRDKVHTMATRILVWMTDCLETGRKHKRLHFNGQAEDRALIIMSNLQSSLLLSRILGPATFRKIADQLLEDLR from the coding sequence ATGTCCGGAACAAAAGATAAAATAGTGTCCATGGCTGACCGGCTGGTACGTACCAAAGGCTTCAATGCCTTCAGCTACAAAGATATTTCCGATCCGTTGGCGATCAAGAACGCGGCGATACATTATCATTTCCCGGCCAAGGCCGATCTGGGAGCCGGTGTGATAGATATGGAAATAGCGCGGTTTGATGCCAACATAGAAAAATGGAAAAAATTACCGGAAGACGTACAGTTACAGAAACTGTTTGACGTTTTCCGGAAACACAGCAGTGCGGGCAACATCTGTTTAATCGGTTCCCTGGCGGCCGACTTTGAAACGCTCACGCCGGCCATGCGGGATAAAGTACACACCATGGCTACCCGTATCCTGGTGTGGATGACCGATTGCCTGGAAACGGGCCGCAAACACAAGCGGCTGCATTTTAACGGGCAGGCAGAAGACCGCGCACTGATCATCATGTCTAATCTTCAATCATCTCTTTTATTATCCAGGATACTGGGTCCGGCAACTTTCCGAAAGATTGCAGATCAGTTACTGGAAGATTTACGCTAA
- a CDS encoding DUF1624 domain-containing protein, which yields MSTLSSNRIASLDILRGLVMILMTLDHVRDFFHETALKADPMDPAGTTLALYFTRWMTHFCAPAFVLLAGVSAYLGAQFRPPKEAALLLIKRGIWLIIAEILIVTLGISFDPFYRTIILQVIWAIGWSMILLGLLIRTSFRVILVTGIILVAGHNLLDMAQLPDRSTATGIAWQVLLTSPGTQYAWDTIHRINVIYAILPWTGIMLLGYCLGVFYKKGADPENRKWILLYTGTALTVLFVILRVINVYGNPTPWHPQQGWTRDVLAFLNTSKYPPSLQYTCMTLGPVLLALLLLEKARSPWARWVAVFGSVPFFYYVLHFFVLHACLAIVYLLAGYPVAAYYNPAMYLPFCFRPINFGYSLPVVYLIWISAVIALYFPTRWFARYKQSHRQWWLKYV from the coding sequence ATGTCAACACTTTCCTCCAACCGTATAGCTTCCCTGGATATATTACGTGGCCTTGTGATGATACTGATGACCCTGGACCATGTCCGCGATTTTTTCCATGAAACAGCATTGAAGGCAGACCCGATGGACCCGGCGGGTACTACGCTGGCGTTATATTTTACCCGGTGGATGACGCATTTCTGTGCGCCTGCCTTTGTATTGCTGGCAGGGGTATCGGCTTATCTGGGAGCGCAGTTCCGCCCACCGAAAGAGGCCGCGTTACTCCTGATCAAACGCGGTATCTGGCTGATCATCGCTGAAATATTGATCGTTACCCTGGGTATCAGCTTCGATCCGTTTTACCGTACGATTATTCTGCAGGTGATATGGGCGATTGGCTGGAGTATGATTTTACTGGGATTACTGATACGTACCTCCTTTCGCGTGATACTGGTCACCGGCATCATACTGGTGGCAGGACACAATCTGCTGGATATGGCACAGTTGCCGGACAGGTCTACCGCAACAGGTATCGCATGGCAGGTACTGCTGACTTCTCCCGGTACCCAGTATGCCTGGGATACCATACACCGGATCAATGTAATTTATGCCATCCTGCCCTGGACCGGCATTATGTTGCTGGGCTATTGTCTTGGCGTATTTTACAAAAAAGGAGCAGACCCGGAAAACAGAAAATGGATACTGCTGTATACCGGTACTGCTTTAACGGTGTTGTTTGTGATCCTGCGGGTAATCAATGTATATGGTAACCCAACGCCCTGGCACCCGCAACAGGGCTGGACCCGCGACGTGCTGGCATTCCTGAATACCAGTAAATACCCGCCTTCTTTGCAATATACCTGTATGACGCTGGGCCCCGTATTGCTGGCTTTATTGCTGCTGGAAAAGGCCCGGTCACCATGGGCGCGGTGGGTAGCTGTATTCGGTAGTGTACCTTTCTTTTATTACGTGCTGCACTTTTTTGTGTTGCATGCCTGTCTGGCCATCGTATATCTGCTGGCCGGTTATCCGGTGGCAGCCTACTATAATCCTGCCATGTACCTGCCTTTCTGTTTCCGGCCCATCAACTTTGGCTACAGCCTGCCGGTAGTATACCTGATCTGGATATCAGCCGTGATCGCATTATATTTTCCTACGCGGTGGTTTGCCCGTTATAAACAATCGCACCGGCAGTGGTGGCTGAAATATGTATAA
- a CDS encoding DUF1838 domain-containing protein, producing MEIQAQDAMYADRNEKWEARKARHAKKISLKALKGETVNEATRQRFEADFQPATDVVWQRTAHFDEVAFTNGEGKKLKAYYDGDGQLVGTTRAASFSELPPAAQQEIARHHTDYANAPVIFFDDNETNDTDMILYGAQFDDADNYFVELKDKRGRPIVLQVNKQGEVAFFANIPQAR from the coding sequence ATGGAGATCCAAGCCCAGGATGCCATGTATGCAGACCGGAATGAAAAATGGGAAGCCAGAAAAGCCCGGCATGCCAAAAAAATCTCCCTGAAAGCATTAAAGGGAGAAACCGTCAACGAGGCTACCCGGCAACGGTTTGAAGCCGACTTCCAGCCTGCTACCGATGTGGTATGGCAGCGCACCGCTCACTTTGATGAAGTAGCCTTCACCAATGGAGAAGGCAAAAAGCTAAAGGCCTACTACGATGGCGATGGCCAGCTGGTAGGCACTACCCGTGCCGCATCTTTTAGTGAACTGCCACCGGCAGCCCAACAGGAGATAGCCAGGCATCATACCGATTACGCCAATGCCCCCGTAATTTTTTTCGATGACAATGAAACCAATGATACCGATATGATCCTGTATGGGGCGCAGTTTGACGATGCAGATAATTACTTTGTTGAATTAAAAGACAAACGGGGTCGCCCGATCGTATTACAGGTGAATAAGCAGGGTGAAGTCGCGTTTTTTGCCAACATACCACAAGCCCGGTAA
- a CDS encoding TonB-dependent receptor, with translation MSKHAGLMMILSFFFLLPYTLFAADEQNGVIKGKLVTTDGKAAADVVVLLKETNETTVSDADGTFVFEQVKPGTYQLEVTLMGYNTVTEQVTVQTGKTTQVKLKLDVSSKALKEVVITGSHNKLIKTTSQDVAKMPIKNLENPQVYSTITKDLLQQQLVFSVDDALRNAPGLARMWDATGRGGDGGGYYNMRGFIVQSKLRNGLAGNVTAKIDAYNLESVEVIKGPSATLFGNNLTSYGGLINRVTKKPYDHFGGEVSYAMGSYGFNRVSADVNTPLDKANDVLLRVNTAYNYEGSFRDNGFNKNFSFSPSLSYRINDRLSFLFDAEFSTGQNTGLGVYFFPFNQRVAALGTDRADKLSIDYKRSYASNDLYQTARNTNLYGMMTYKINEQWKMSTHIAATNSYSDGPSPYFYLLSDEAATGVKGAVGNNYISRNDQFTKDSRDNIIEIQHNFNGDFKIGNLRNRFVGGLDFFQQKSNQFFGGGAYDTIRTTGTIPGYGNFNRRNLDTLYNNHGYASTYPIRLMTNTYSAYVSDLLNITDNLMVLAALRIDYFDNKGNFNEAAGTYQGGYQQTALSPKFGIIYQPVKEKVSLFANYQNGFSNKTGADKNGNGFKPEQANQIEGGVKLLLLDGKITSTISVYNIKVKNIVRADPSAPNFSIQNGTQVSKGAEVEIIANPVRGLNIVAGYAYNDATFVEGEASVTGLRPSTAGSPTMANLWVSYRISTGVARGLGIGFGGNYASDNKVVNDHALGAFILPAYTVLNGSIFYEQARFRFGLKMDNITNKKYWIGYTTVNPQPLRSVTGSIAFKF, from the coding sequence ATGAGCAAACACGCCGGCCTGATGATGATTTTATCATTCTTTTTTCTCCTCCCTTATACACTCTTTGCAGCAGATGAACAGAACGGTGTCATCAAAGGTAAACTGGTGACTACAGACGGTAAAGCCGCTGCAGATGTGGTGGTATTACTGAAAGAAACCAATGAAACCACCGTATCGGATGCAGATGGCACCTTTGTATTTGAACAGGTAAAACCAGGTACCTATCAGCTGGAAGTAACGCTGATGGGGTATAATACCGTTACGGAACAGGTAACGGTACAAACAGGTAAAACCACGCAGGTAAAGCTGAAACTGGATGTCAGCAGTAAAGCCCTGAAAGAAGTGGTGATTACCGGCAGCCATAATAAGCTCATTAAAACCACATCGCAGGATGTGGCAAAGATGCCCATTAAAAACCTCGAAAATCCGCAGGTATACAGTACCATCACCAAAGACCTGTTGCAGCAGCAACTGGTGTTTTCTGTAGACGACGCGCTGAGAAATGCACCCGGCCTGGCCAGAATGTGGGATGCTACCGGCCGCGGAGGCGATGGCGGCGGCTATTACAACATGCGGGGCTTCATCGTACAGAGTAAACTGCGCAACGGGCTGGCCGGCAACGTAACGGCCAAAATAGATGCCTATAACCTCGAGAGCGTGGAAGTGATTAAAGGACCTTCTGCCACTTTATTCGGTAATAACCTTACTTCCTATGGTGGCCTCATTAACCGGGTGACCAAAAAGCCTTACGATCATTTTGGCGGAGAGGTTTCCTATGCGATGGGTAGTTATGGTTTTAACCGCGTCAGTGCGGATGTAAATACGCCGCTCGATAAAGCCAATGATGTACTGTTACGGGTAAATACGGCCTACAATTATGAAGGTAGTTTCCGCGACAACGGGTTTAATAAAAACTTTAGTTTCTCTCCCAGCTTATCTTATCGGATTAATGACCGGTTGTCTTTCCTCTTTGACGCCGAATTTTCTACCGGACAGAATACCGGCCTGGGTGTTTATTTCTTTCCGTTTAACCAGCGCGTGGCCGCTCTCGGAACAGACCGCGCAGATAAACTCTCCATCGACTACAAGCGTTCCTATGCCAGCAATGATCTGTATCAGACCGCCCGCAATACGAACCTGTATGGGATGATGACCTACAAAATAAATGAGCAGTGGAAGATGAGCACGCACATAGCGGCTACGAACAGTTATTCGGATGGTCCTTCTCCTTATTTCTACCTGCTGTCTGATGAAGCAGCCACCGGTGTGAAAGGAGCGGTAGGCAATAATTACATCTCCCGCAATGACCAGTTTACAAAAGACAGCCGCGATAACATCATAGAGATACAACATAATTTCAACGGCGATTTTAAAATCGGTAACCTGAGAAACCGTTTTGTCGGAGGCCTGGATTTCTTCCAGCAAAAATCCAATCAGTTTTTTGGCGGCGGCGCTTACGATACCATCCGTACTACCGGCACTATTCCCGGCTATGGTAACTTCAACCGCCGTAACCTGGATACACTCTACAATAATCACGGTTACGCCTCTACGTACCCGATACGCCTGATGACCAATACCTACAGCGCCTATGTATCGGACTTGCTGAATATCACAGATAACCTGATGGTACTGGCCGCCCTGCGTATTGACTATTTTGATAACAAGGGCAACTTTAATGAAGCGGCAGGTACTTACCAGGGTGGTTATCAGCAAACAGCGCTCTCGCCTAAATTTGGTATCATTTACCAGCCGGTAAAAGAAAAAGTGTCGTTGTTTGCCAATTACCAGAATGGTTTCTCCAATAAAACCGGCGCCGATAAGAATGGTAATGGCTTTAAACCAGAGCAGGCCAACCAGATAGAAGGTGGGGTAAAACTATTATTACTCGATGGTAAAATTACCAGTACCATCAGTGTCTATAACATCAAAGTAAAAAACATCGTCCGGGCAGATCCTTCCGCACCAAACTTCTCTATCCAGAATGGTACACAGGTGAGCAAGGGCGCGGAAGTGGAAATCATAGCCAACCCGGTGCGTGGCCTGAACATCGTGGCCGGTTATGCCTATAATGATGCCACCTTTGTAGAGGGCGAAGCCAGTGTAACCGGATTACGTCCGTCTACCGCAGGCTCGCCAACGATGGCTAATCTGTGGGTGAGTTACCGCATTTCAACCGGTGTCGCCAGAGGGCTGGGGATTGGCTTTGGCGGGAATTATGCCAGCGATAACAAAGTCGTGAATGACCATGCCCTGGGCGCCTTCATCTTGCCGGCTTATACCGTCCTGAATGGCAGTATCTTTTATGAGCAGGCCCGTTTCCGCTTCGGTCTGAAAATGGATAACATCACCAACAAAAAATACTGGATCGGCTATACGACCGTAAATCCGCAGCCGCTGAGAAGCGTTACCGGCAGTATTGCCTTTAAATTTTAA
- a CDS encoding carboxymuconolactone decarboxylase family protein: MMTHFSDPSDKQFAKDIIQGAPQQSKSWLAFDHAVMETPSAIPQKYKELIAIGIALTTQCPYCIDKHVQQARQQGMTEAELSETIMIAAALRSGAAIGYGLLATKIYRKEGL, from the coding sequence ATGATGACTCACTTTTCAGATCCATCCGACAAACAATTTGCGAAAGACATTATCCAGGGCGCACCGCAGCAAAGTAAGAGCTGGCTGGCTTTTGACCACGCCGTGATGGAAACGCCTTCGGCCATTCCACAGAAATACAAGGAGCTGATAGCGATCGGTATTGCACTTACGACCCAGTGTCCCTATTGTATTGATAAGCATGTACAACAGGCGCGCCAGCAGGGAATGACGGAAGCAGAATTGTCGGAAACGATTATGATTGCTGCTGCTTTACGTTCCGGCGCGGCCATTGGATATGGCTTGCTGGCCACAAAAATATATAGGAAGGAGGGGCTTTAA
- a CDS encoding RNA polymerase sigma factor, with product MKDPRSLPLQSLYDTCFPTVTAFILRNGGSREDAEDVFQDAISVFSQKLATPDFQLTASPHTYLYAIARNSWLKQLRQRRHELPETELVTLPVAVEIKQEMPPEEQVSGWLQRITRHCRRLLKALFFYQVPMQKLMQQMGWKNRHTADNQKYKCLQQLKKVSTEKGA from the coding sequence ATGAAAGACCCGCGATCTCTTCCCTTGCAATCACTCTATGACACGTGTTTTCCTACGGTAACCGCCTTTATATTACGGAATGGCGGCAGCCGGGAAGATGCAGAAGATGTTTTTCAGGATGCCATATCCGTATTCTCGCAAAAGCTGGCCACGCCGGATTTTCAATTGACGGCCTCTCCGCACACTTATTTGTACGCCATTGCCCGGAACTCGTGGTTAAAACAGTTACGGCAACGCCGGCACGAATTGCCGGAAACGGAACTGGTTACACTGCCGGTTGCCGTAGAAATAAAGCAGGAGATGCCGCCCGAAGAACAGGTATCTGGTTGGTTGCAACGCATTACCCGTCATTGCCGCCGCCTGCTGAAAGCCCTTTTCTTTTATCAGGTGCCCATGCAAAAACTGATGCAGCAAATGGGTTGGAAGAACCGGCATACGGCAGACAACCAGAAATATAAATGCCTGCAGCAGTTGAAAAAGGTGAGCACAGAAAAAGGGGCTTAA
- a CDS encoding MFS transporter — protein MNVFRALKSRNFRLFFAGQSISFLGSWIQKTAVCWLVYRLTNSALLLGITSFVSLIPSLVLSPFAGSYIDRHNRYRIMIVTQVIAMLQAAALAIMLLCRVYNVPAIIMLTLIQGIINAFDVTCRQSMILEMVTDKNDLPNAIALNSTVGNIARIAGPALAGIILSTFGEDVCFLGNFLSYIPVMISLFLMRPAPQPVIITENSIWTELKEGFQYVAADKHLASLLLMLAASSLFVMPFNTLMPVFAKDLFNGNATTFSWFESAAGLGAVFATVYMAQLKGEKDMIRIMITASLIFGGSLLLLAYATWLPAALLFMTFSGIGMMAQTSSINTYIQTHAHPKMRARVISYYIMAYQGMIPVGSLVTGIVAQYAGPRLTVCMAGIIGLVAIYIFARSYGINIRRYAWLHK, from the coding sequence ATGAATGTTTTTCGCGCATTAAAATCCCGCAACTTCCGGCTCTTCTTTGCCGGCCAATCCATTTCCTTCCTGGGTAGCTGGATACAAAAAACAGCTGTATGCTGGCTGGTATACCGGCTAACCAATTCCGCCCTCCTGCTGGGGATCACCAGTTTCGTCAGCCTGATTCCCTCCCTGGTATTATCGCCTTTTGCCGGCAGCTACATCGACCGGCATAACCGTTACCGCATCATGATCGTGACCCAGGTCATAGCCATGCTACAAGCCGCCGCTTTGGCCATCATGTTGCTTTGCCGGGTATATAATGTTCCGGCTATCATTATGCTTACGCTGATACAGGGCATCATTAATGCTTTTGACGTCACCTGCCGGCAGTCCATGATCCTGGAAATGGTGACCGATAAAAATGATCTGCCCAACGCCATTGCCCTCAACTCCACGGTAGGAAATATTGCCCGCATTGCCGGACCGGCGCTGGCAGGCATTATCCTCAGTACCTTTGGCGAGGATGTTTGTTTTCTGGGCAACTTCCTCAGCTATATTCCCGTGATGATTTCCCTTTTTCTCATGCGCCCGGCGCCACAGCCGGTGATCATCACGGAAAACAGTATCTGGACGGAATTAAAGGAAGGATTTCAATATGTTGCTGCCGACAAACACCTCGCCTCTTTGTTACTCATGCTGGCGGCCAGTAGTTTGTTTGTCATGCCCTTCAACACGCTCATGCCGGTTTTTGCCAAAGACCTGTTTAACGGGAACGCCACTACGTTTAGCTGGTTTGAAAGTGCCGCCGGGCTGGGCGCTGTTTTTGCCACCGTTTATATGGCGCAGCTGAAAGGCGAAAAAGATATGATCCGGATTATGATTACCGCCAGTCTTATCTTTGGCGGCAGCCTGCTGTTACTGGCCTATGCCACCTGGCTGCCGGCCGCCCTCCTGTTTATGACCTTTTCCGGCATCGGTATGATGGCACAGACATCTTCCATCAATACCTATATACAAACACATGCCCATCCCAAAATGCGGGCACGTGTGATCAGTTACTACATCATGGCTTATCAGGGTATGATTCCCGTTGGCAGCCTGGTGACCGGCATCGTGGCACAGTATGCCGGACCGCGGCTGACCGTATGTATGGCGGGTATTATCGGGCTTGTAGCTATCTATATATTTGCCCGGAGCTACGGTATCAACATCCGGCGTTACGCATGGCTTCATAAATAA